One window of Thermocoleostomius sinensis A174 genomic DNA carries:
- a CDS encoding FTR1 family iron permease — MDISAALPTFVVTLREGVEAALVVGIVLAYLNKAEQTRLNPWVYGGIAVGVATSVLVGIVFNGVLLALETSDRPYAPVIKQFMEAGFGGVAILLLSWMLVWMTQQARSMKATVEGAITVALNQSTRAGWAVFGLVTIAVLREGFETVVFIAAQIQQGWIPAIGALAGLVGAVIIGVLLFRLGVKINLRRFFQVMGILLLLIVSGLVVGALRYLDHGVALLSQINPNYAALCPSTDSCILGPLVWDTSGILPDRQFPGVLLKALFGYTQRLYLVQAIGYLIFLLTVGGLYVQTLTGWNLSPSRPDGFPQPDK, encoded by the coding sequence ATGGATATCAGTGCAGCCTTGCCCACCTTTGTGGTCACGCTTCGCGAAGGAGTTGAAGCGGCGTTAGTGGTTGGCATTGTCTTGGCTTACCTCAACAAAGCAGAGCAAACTCGGCTTAATCCTTGGGTGTATGGAGGAATTGCAGTCGGTGTTGCAACCAGTGTGCTTGTCGGTATTGTGTTTAACGGCGTACTGTTGGCCCTGGAAACCTCCGATCGCCCGTATGCGCCTGTGATTAAGCAGTTCATGGAAGCGGGATTTGGGGGAGTGGCGATTCTGCTGCTCAGTTGGATGCTGGTTTGGATGACACAGCAAGCCCGATCGATGAAGGCAACCGTAGAAGGCGCAATCACAGTTGCGCTCAATCAATCGACTCGGGCCGGCTGGGCAGTGTTTGGACTAGTGACAATCGCAGTATTACGAGAAGGGTTTGAAACGGTAGTCTTTATTGCCGCCCAAATTCAGCAAGGGTGGATTCCGGCGATCGGTGCACTGGCAGGTTTAGTGGGCGCAGTCATCATTGGCGTATTACTCTTTCGCTTAGGCGTCAAAATCAATCTGCGCCGTTTCTTTCAAGTCATGGGTATATTGCTGTTGTTAATTGTTTCAGGTTTGGTCGTCGGCGCTTTGCGGTATTTGGATCATGGCGTTGCCCTGCTATCTCAAATTAATCCAAACTATGCCGCACTTTGTCCCAGCACTGACTCCTGCATCTTAGGTCCCTTAGTCTGGGATACCAGTGGTATTTTGCCCGATCGTCAGTTTCCTGGTGTTTTGCTCAAAGCCTTGTTCGGATACACCCAGCGATTGTATTTAGTGCAGGCGATCGGCTATCTCATCTTTTTGCTAACGGTGGGCGGGCTATATGTTCAGACCCTCACAGGTTGGAACCTGTCACCCTCACGCCCAGACGGGTTCCCCCAACCAGACAAGTAG
- the cysC gene encoding adenylyl-sulfate kinase, which translates to MNKTQRGVTVWFTGLSGAGKTTIRMAVEQELRAQGYKLEVLDGDVVRENLTKGLGFSKADRDENIRRIGFVAHLLTRNEVIVLVSAISPYRDIRDEVRARIGDFVEVYVNAPLSVCEERDVKGLYKKARAGEIKQFTGIDDPYEPPLTPEVECRTDLETLEESTTKVISALRELGYLPSNSTVSKV; encoded by the coding sequence ATGAACAAAACGCAACGTGGCGTAACCGTATGGTTCACAGGTTTAAGCGGTGCTGGCAAAACCACGATCAGAATGGCAGTCGAACAAGAATTACGCGCCCAAGGATATAAGTTGGAAGTTCTAGACGGAGATGTGGTGCGAGAAAACTTGACGAAAGGCTTAGGATTCAGCAAGGCCGATCGGGACGAAAACATTCGTCGCATCGGGTTTGTCGCTCATCTGCTAACCCGCAATGAAGTGATTGTGTTGGTCTCTGCTATTTCTCCCTATCGCGATATTCGTGACGAGGTCCGCGCCCGCATTGGCGATTTTGTTGAAGTCTATGTGAACGCGCCTCTGTCTGTCTGTGAAGAACGAGATGTAAAAGGATTATATAAAAAGGCACGGGCCGGAGAAATCAAGCAATTTACCGGTATTGATGATCCATATGAGCCGCCCCTCACTCCAGAAGTGGAATGCCGAACAGATCTTGAAACGCTAGAAGAAAGCACGACAAAGGTGATTAGTGCGCTCAGAGAATTAGGATACTTGCCCAGTAATTCTACCGTTAGTAAAGTTTAG